One window of Strigops habroptila isolate Jane chromosome Z, bStrHab1.2.pri, whole genome shotgun sequence genomic DNA carries:
- the CEP89 gene encoding centrosomal protein of 89 kDa isoform X1 gives MAFSFGRGRRGPFKHIAHGLVPAATIAPKPAVPRTPPPRSPNPSPERPRSALAAAILATALTGRTVAIPQPRQRSLSESDSTYVEQECFEPYATVAEIGMGPNWEFDGSDRSPVQSLEISGNYGEDEDMDTYHSDAEKEAKSSCQSNEKRGENISTNAVYAVSCKNKKEEFPPSPSTNAEKKEAPSHETEFQVLVDESNVQIEEDQHLGLNLKEEKSLAENLIRGKPPPSPDVSIQARQAQENMSKEKFRELKRENWSLNKAYQAMVQQFQGTKQQMEELQLKLKRLKQENTTLKEAAEKSHREEEATELLSLRQQAQELIDENDALKRTVHRLNVELSRYQTKFRPLAQEEHLKLKSLPMKGPPPPWLLDMKYLSPLLLAYEDRIREKEDLHLEHEKDMKNFKVQVEKLVKENEDLHEQLNKNNFITPTEWQQLQTQAKLVLEENGLLMKQLKIQQAKAKDTHRQHVQEASKLTKQIMILEDKKQSQEKEIAEYQRQLEALHSTCEELKAKLNSRVAAEEHFALVNDLKSNLQQEQEKKQCEVEDLMGKIASLQAQNKKLLLEKNNFVADKKILETEMEMTQKTNRQLKKKMGLLKVHLEEATEKEVAAHLYLTNLIGLVEKITQERDHLMFLVKCLEKENHGVLNKIVQGSLRLGRLEEKVKVYKKKAAGKLGDISLKMIEQEKEFAGKTAWYQHEVKQLQRLLQDRQETLDEVLQQKRKTEGELEIIWESTSKENKRMRELLYKSQGKNTMWRTAIAHEPHLDESSQKDLLYGHDFSYCDVKLSSPTKNETEQEFQ, from the exons ATGGCGTTCAGCTTCGGGAGAGGCCGCAGGGGCCCCTTC AAACATATAGCTCATGGCCTGGTCCCTGCTGCTACCATAGCTCCTAAACCTGCAGTTCCCCGCACCCCTCCCCCTCGTAGTCCAAACCCTTCTCCAGAAAGGCCCAG ATCAGCTCTAGCAGCTGCTATCCTTGCAACAGCACTAACAGGGCGCACTGTTGCTATTCCTCAGCCTCGGCAGCGATCACTTTCTGAAAGTGATTCCACCTATGTGGAACAAGAATGTTTTGAACCATATGCAACAGTCGCAGAGATCGGAATGGG TCCCAACTGGGAATTTGATGGTAGTGACAGATCTCCTGTGCAGTCCCTGGAAATATCAGGCAATTATGGTGAGGATGAGGACATGGATACCTATCATTCAGATGCTGAGAAAGAGGCAAAGTCCAGCTGTCAGAGTAAtgagaaaaggggagaaaacatTAGCACCAATGCTGTTTATGCTGTTTCCTGCAAGAATAAAAAG GAAGAGTTTCCACCATCTCCTAGTACAAATGCTGAAAAGAAGGAGGCACCTTCTCATGAAACTGAGTTTCAGGTGCTGGTGGATGAGTCAAATGTGCAAATAGAAG aagACCAACATCTTGGCTTGAATTTAAAG gaagaaaaatcattagCTGAAAATCTGATACGTGGAAAGCCTCCGCCATCCCCAG ATGTGTCTATACAGGCAAGACAAGCACAGGAAAATATGAGTAAAGAGAAGTTCAGAGAACTAAAACGGGAAAACTGGTCTCTGAACAAGGCATACCAGGCTATGGTCCAGCAGTTTCAGggaacaaaacagcaaatggaAGAACTGCAATTAAAGCTGAAGAGactaaaacaagaaaacacaacGCTTaaagaagctgcagagaagTCACATAGAGAAG AGGAGGCTACAGAATTACTTTCTCTTAGACAACAAGCGCAAGAACTGATAGATGAAAACGATGCTTTGAAAAGGACGGTTCATCGTTTAAATGTAGAATTAAGTCGCTATCAAACTAAATTCAGGCCATTGGCCCAAGAAGAG catctaaaactgaaaagtttaCCCATGAAGgggccaccaccaccatggcTG TTGGATATGAAGTATTTGTCACCTCTTCTCTTGGCTTATGAAGACAGaataagagaaaaggaagatttacaTCTTGAACATGAG AAAGATATGAAGAATTTTAAAGTTCAAGTTGAAAAGTTGGTGAAGGAGAATGAAGACCTGCATGAAcaattgaataaaaataactttattacCCCTACAGAATG gcagcagctgcaaacTCAAGCCAAGctggttttggaagaaaacGGATTGTTGATGAAGCAACTCAAAATTCAACAAGCTAAAGCAAAAGATACTCACAGACAACATGTTCAAGAAG cTTCAAAATTGACCAAACAGATAATGATCTTAGAAGATAAGAAACAGAGTCAAGAAAAAGAGATAGCAGAGTACCAGAGGCAGCTGGAAGCTTTGCATTCTACTTGTGAAGAGCTAAAAGCCAAGCTGAATAGCAGAGTAGCAGCAGAGGAGCACTTTGCTTTGGTGAACGATTTAAAAAG TAATTTACAACAggagcaagagaaaaagcagtgtgAGGTGGAAGATCTGATGGGAAAGATAGCATCACTGCAAGCTCAGAACAAGAAActgcttttagagaaaaataacttcGTGGCTGACAAGAAGATCCTGGAAACTGAGATGGAAATGACACAAAAGACAAACAG acaattaaagaagaaaatgggtCTTTTGAAAGTGCACTTGGaggaagcaacagaaaaagaagttgcaGCCCATCTATATCTAACAAACCTCATTGGTTTAGTGGAGAAGATAACTCAGGAACGTGATCATCTTATGTTTTTG GTCAAatgtttggaaaaagaaaatcatggtGTTCTCAACAAAATAGTACAAGGGAGTCTACGCTTGGGAAGGTTGGAAGAAAAAGTTAAG gtatataaaaagaaagcagctggaaagcttGGAGATATCAGTCTTAAGATGATTGAGCAGGAGAAAGAATTTGCTGGGAAGACTGCTTGGTACCAGCATGAAGTGAAGCAGCTCCAGCGTCTGCTGCAAGACAGGCAGGAAACCCTGGatgaagtgctgcagcagaaaag
- the FAAP24 gene encoding Fanconi anemia core complex-associated protein 24 — protein sequence MTTKANFPVAAGSIVVPYGHVVGNEKWRGSEIAQRLQGKIRLIFEDDLGLVDFHISNRICILYISEADLVAGDEFKRRLVRFRNASSLGGIVIVEKTQISDQYFLAVQKLVVLELGMVLLPVANQREASQLITQLVREQSKDHNSNPFLRKQRSQLAEPAVFRTVQQIPGVGKTKALLLLQQFGSIHRLCNASVEELELVVGQTAAQQIYTFLCS from the exons ATGACAACGAAAGCAAACTTTCCTGTGGCAGCAGGGTCTATAGTTGTCCCTTACGGGCATGTGGTTGGAAATGAGAAGTGGAGAGGGTCAGAGATAGCCCAAAGGCTACAAG GAAAAATTAGACTCATCTTTGAAGATGACTTGGGACTCGTggattttcatatttcaaacagaatttgcattttatatatttctgaAGCAGATTTGGTTGCAGGGGATGAATTCAAACGAAGATTGGTTCGGTTTAGAAAT GCCAGTAGCCTTGGGGGAATTGTAATTGTAGAGAAAACCCAAATAAGTGATCAGTACTTCTTAGCAGTACAAAAGCTTGTTGTGCTAGAACTTGGAATGGTGTTGCTTCCTGTAGCAAATCAAAGAGAAGCTTCTCAACTTATTACTCAGCTA gTCCGTGAACAAAGTAAGGATCACAACAGTAACCCCTTTCTCCGTAAACAACGCTCTCAGCTGGCAGAGCCAGCGGTGTTTCGGACAGTGCAACAAATTCCAGGAgttgggaaaacaaaagctcTGCTTTTACTGCAACAGTTTGGAAGCATCCACCGGCTTTGCAACGCATCTGTTGAAGAGCTTGAGCTAGTAGTTGGACAAACGGCAGCACAACAAATCTACACTTTTTTATGCTCCTGA